The Paenalcaligenes faecalis genome has a window encoding:
- a CDS encoding VUT family protein: MSIMPSSRFEPMTLGQQVLAVGLMILIVVASNVMVQYPINDWLTWGAVSYPIAFLVADVLNRRFGPKSARQVAYFGFIAALLISVFVASPRIALASGSAFLVAQLCDIYIFDRLRHRSWWQAPFVGGIAGATLDTFVFFSVAFAGTDMPWQTLLLGDLAVKLSLNTFMLAPFRALMWNIAKPSNPQ; this comes from the coding sequence ATGTCTATTATGCCTTCTTCACGTTTTGAGCCCATGACACTTGGGCAACAAGTACTCGCCGTTGGTCTCATGATTTTAATTGTGGTGGCCTCGAATGTCATGGTGCAATACCCCATCAATGATTGGTTGACATGGGGGGCAGTGAGCTATCCCATTGCTTTTTTGGTGGCGGATGTATTGAATCGTCGATTTGGACCAAAGTCAGCACGTCAGGTTGCGTATTTTGGTTTTATCGCCGCCTTATTGATTTCGGTTTTTGTTGCTAGCCCACGGATTGCACTGGCCTCTGGCTCTGCTTTTTTAGTGGCTCAACTCTGTGATATTTATATTTTTGATCGCTTGCGTCATCGCTCTTGGTGGCAAGCCCCTTTTGTTGGTGGTATCGCAGGGGCAACACTTGATACTTTTGTTTTCTTTAGTGTGGCTTTTGCAGGCACAGATATGCCATGGCAAACACTATTACTGGGTGATTTGGCCGTGAAACTGAGTTTGAATACTTTTATGTTGGCTCCGTTTCGTGCGTTGATGTGGAATATTGCAAAACCAAGTAATCCCCAATAG
- the livH gene encoding high-affinity branched-chain amino acid ABC transporter permease LivH yields MSDLLPQLVQQLFNGLSLGAIYALIAIGYTMVYGIIGMINFAHGEIYMIGAYAGLVTLSAIGMSSGLPVILIVLIMLLVAAAITAVYGYTVEKIAYAPVRGSPRLVPLISAIGMSIFLQNWVALGQGARDMAVPNLVTGSLQIPLGDDFTFNAPYARILIIVTTVALMVALSLFIKYSRIGRASRACSQDLGMANLLGIDTSRIISFTFIIGAMLAAVGGVLIALAIGKLNPFIGFIAGIKAFTAAVLGGIGSIPGAMLGGVLLGLAETFAAAYISSQYKDIVAFALLVLILLFRPTGLLGKPEVEKV; encoded by the coding sequence ATGTCGGATCTGCTTCCTCAGCTCGTGCAGCAGCTTTTTAATGGCTTATCTCTAGGCGCTATTTATGCCTTGATCGCCATTGGCTACACGATGGTATATGGCATTATTGGGATGATTAACTTTGCGCATGGCGAAATCTATATGATTGGAGCCTACGCTGGTTTAGTCACGTTATCGGCGATAGGCATGAGCTCAGGCTTACCTGTCATTTTAATCGTACTCATTATGCTGCTCGTAGCAGCGGCTATTACTGCAGTATATGGTTATACCGTCGAGAAAATCGCTTATGCTCCTGTCCGGGGCAGTCCTCGGTTAGTACCCCTGATTTCTGCCATTGGTATGTCCATTTTTTTACAAAACTGGGTAGCGCTAGGTCAGGGCGCACGTGATATGGCAGTACCTAACCTTGTCACTGGATCTTTACAGATACCTTTGGGTGATGACTTCACTTTCAATGCTCCTTATGCGCGTATTTTGATTATTGTGACCACAGTTGCGTTAATGGTTGCACTTAGTTTATTTATTAAATATTCACGTATAGGACGCGCTTCTAGAGCTTGTTCTCAAGACCTCGGTATGGCTAATTTATTAGGCATTGATACCAGTCGTATTATCTCCTTCACATTTATTATTGGTGCGATGTTGGCGGCGGTAGGTGGTGTATTAATTGCCCTAGCTATAGGTAAGCTGAATCCTTTCATTGGATTTATTGCTGGAATTAAAGCGTTTACGGCAGCGGTGCTGGGCGGGATCGGAAGTATTCCCGGTGCGATGTTGGGCGGTGTATTACTTGGCCTAGCCGAAACCTTTGCGGCAGCATATATCTCCTCACAATATAAAGATATTGTGGCTTTTGCCTTATTAGTATTGATTTTGCTCTTCCGCCCTACCGGATTATTGGGTAAACCAGAGGTGGAGAAAGTCTAA
- the livM gene encoding high-affinity branched-chain amino acid ABC transporter permease LivM — translation MAKQIQHAIFAAIIAGVIIAPIFGFQILRVGMQTTLKPDWPMIFWGMGIVFVFQLIRPKVLALLSKRQQTISLPTFNSKTRQGLMLLLVAAALVWPFFAGRAQIDIATLVLIYVMLGLGLNIVVGFAGLLDLGFVGFYAVGAYTYALLYHWAGWGFWASLPAAGAMAALFGYILGFPVLRLRGDYLAIVTLGFGEIIRLLLINLYPITGGPDGISGIPKPTVFGYVMGRRAPEGEITFHELVGWKFSNVDVIIYLYLLALVLALVTLFVSNRLMRMPVGRAWEALREDEIACRSLGLNPTGIKLSAFTIGAMFAGFGGAFFAARQGLVNPESFTFIESALILAIVVLGGMGSQLGVILAAVLLTVVPEIARQFAEYRMLIFGLVMVVMMVWRPQGLLPVKRPHVELKA, via the coding sequence ATGGCTAAACAAATTCAACACGCTATTTTTGCTGCGATTATCGCTGGTGTCATTATTGCGCCTATTTTTGGTTTTCAAATTTTACGGGTGGGGATGCAGACCACGCTAAAACCCGATTGGCCCATGATCTTTTGGGGCATGGGCATCGTATTTGTCTTCCAGCTTATTCGTCCTAAAGTCTTAGCGCTGCTTTCTAAAAGACAACAAACGATTAGTTTACCCACCTTTAATAGCAAAACACGTCAAGGCTTAATGTTGCTGCTTGTGGCCGCTGCTTTAGTTTGGCCTTTTTTTGCTGGACGCGCTCAGATTGATATTGCGACCTTAGTCCTAATCTATGTGATGTTAGGCTTGGGGCTAAATATCGTGGTGGGCTTTGCTGGCTTATTAGATTTGGGTTTTGTGGGCTTTTATGCAGTAGGTGCTTATACCTATGCGCTGCTGTACCACTGGGCTGGTTGGGGTTTTTGGGCCTCTTTGCCAGCAGCGGGCGCCATGGCCGCGTTATTTGGTTATATTTTAGGCTTTCCTGTATTGCGTTTACGTGGTGATTACTTAGCAATTGTGACCTTGGGCTTTGGTGAGATCATTCGATTGTTATTAATTAACTTGTATCCAATTACTGGTGGGCCTGATGGGATCTCAGGGATTCCCAAGCCTACGGTCTTTGGTTATGTCATGGGGCGTAGGGCTCCAGAGGGTGAAATCACTTTCCATGAACTCGTAGGCTGGAAATTTAGCAATGTGGATGTGATTATTTATCTCTACTTGCTCGCTTTGGTTTTAGCGCTAGTGACGCTTTTTGTGTCTAATCGCTTGATGCGTATGCCAGTCGGTAGGGCTTGGGAGGCACTGCGCGAAGACGAAATCGCATGTCGGTCTTTAGGATTAAATCCTACAGGCATTAAACTCTCTGCTTTTACGATTGGGGCGATGTTTGCTGGTTTTGGGGGCGCTTTTTTTGCAGCACGCCAAGGGCTGGTGAATCCGGAATCATTTACCTTTATAGAATCCGCTTTAATTTTAGCGATTGTGGTTTTAGGGGGGATGGGTTCTCAATTAGGTGTAATTTTAGCGGCTGTTTTATTGACGGTAGTACCTGAAATAGCGCGTCAATTTGCTGAATATCGAATGCTTATCTTTGGTTTAGTCATGGTGGTGATGATGGTGTGGCGTCCCCAAGGCTTGTTACCGGTTAAACGTCCGCATGTGGAGCTAAAGGCATGA
- the livG gene encoding high-affinity branched-chain amino acid ABC transporter ATP-binding protein LivG, which translates to MIQPILSVKDLCMRFGGLLAVDHVSFDVKPHQVFGIIGPNGAGKTTVFNCIGGFYKPSDGQILLEGKAIQGMPSHKVAQKGLVRTFQNVRLFKQLTVLENLLVAQHQHINTSLLAGLLKTSGYKRSEDLAQAQAAKWLDFMDLRQYANREAGNLAYGHQRRLEIARCMITQPKLLMLDEPAAGLNPQEKRDLQQLIDQLRTDMGVAVLLIEHDMSLVMGISDEILVMEYGKPIAVGVPNDIQNNPRVIKAYLGEE; encoded by the coding sequence ATGATTCAACCCATTTTATCGGTAAAAGATCTATGTATGCGTTTTGGTGGGTTGCTCGCCGTAGACCATGTGAGCTTTGATGTAAAGCCGCATCAGGTATTTGGCATTATTGGCCCTAATGGTGCAGGGAAAACAACCGTATTTAATTGTATTGGTGGTTTTTACAAACCGTCCGATGGTCAAATCCTTCTAGAGGGTAAAGCCATTCAGGGCATGCCTAGCCATAAAGTGGCTCAAAAAGGCTTAGTACGTACCTTTCAAAACGTGCGTTTGTTTAAGCAATTGACTGTCTTAGAAAACTTGTTAGTTGCTCAGCATCAACACATTAATACCAGCCTATTAGCTGGGCTATTGAAAACCTCTGGTTATAAACGTTCCGAGGATCTAGCCCAGGCTCAAGCGGCAAAATGGTTGGATTTTATGGATTTGCGGCAGTATGCAAACCGAGAGGCGGGTAATTTGGCCTATGGCCATCAGCGTCGTTTGGAAATTGCTCGCTGCATGATTACTCAGCCGAAATTATTGATGTTGGATGAGCCTGCTGCGGGCTTAAACCCACAGGAAAAGCGTGATTTACAACAGTTGATTGATCAATTGCGTACTGATATGGGGGTTGCGGTTTTATTGATTGAGCACGATATGAGCTTAGTTATGGGGATTTCAGATGAAATTCTCGTCATGGAGTATGGCAAACCCATTGCTGTGGGCGTACCT